In Harmonia axyridis chromosome X, icHarAxyr1.1, whole genome shotgun sequence, a single window of DNA contains:
- the LOC123686137 gene encoding 52 kDa repressor of the inhibitor of the protein kinase-like: MPHGESTKNSGNFSDLLKFRVDAGDKDFEIQEEANFSKYFSVMADESADISGHEQLSIGIRYVHEQNENFTVNAEFLGFVQLKKLNADCIAVSILEFMEKSGLNFDKLVAQGYDECSTMAGEIHGVQKIIRDKYKKVIHFHCAYHRLN; this comes from the coding sequence ATGCCTCATGGAGAGAGCACCAAGAACTCTGGCAATTTTAGTGATCtcttgaaattcagagtagacgcggGTGATAAAGATTTCGAGATCCAAGAAGAAGCAAATTTTTCGAAGTATTTCAGTGTAATGGCTGACGAGTCTGCTGATATTTCTGGACATGAGCAGTTATCTATTGGAATACGATATGTACatgagcaaaatgaaaattttacagtgAATGCAGAGTTTCTTGGATTCGtacaattgaagaaattgaatgcTGATTGCATAGCTGTTTCAATCCTTGAGTTTATGGAAAAATCTGGTTTGAATTTTGACAAACTTGTAGCACAAGGTTATGATGAATGCTCAACAATGGCTGGTGAAATTCACGGGGTTCAAAAGATCATAAGAGATAAGTACAAGAAAGTAATTCATTTCCATTGTGCCTACCATAGGTTGAATTAa